The bacterium nucleotide sequence GTAAAAATCCTCTACGGTTAGCGGCCGGTCAATACAAAATATTGTTTCTGGAGCCAGTTTCAAGGGGGCTGACGGCATCTTGTCGAGGAAGGTCTCGAGGGCCTGTGTTTCCACCATCATATATATCCTTTCCTCAAAATTAGACTACCTTGACTACTTTGCCTGTCTTAAGGCAGCGGGCACAGACTCGAACCCGCTGATGTCGTCCATTCTCGACAATCTTGATAGATTGAAGATTGGGCAGCCATCTTCGCCTCGTCTTTCGGTTGGAATGACTCACCTGATTGCCTACCTGAGGCCATTTACCACAAGAATAACATACCTTTGCCATAATTAATTACCTCACTTGTCTTTAGAGCCTATCCCCAAACCGATCCGAGCCGCCACCGTTAAGGAGCGACCACGGGCACTCCCTATCCATCGGCAGTTGGAGCGGCTTCCTTTATCGGCGTAACTACTCAGCCACTAAGACAAATAGCACACGGATTACACGGATGAGACGGATTGACACGGATAAAAATTTATTAGAAAAAATCCGTGAGAATCCGCCAAAATCTGTGTCATCCGTGTGCTATTCCATCATTCTCTTCGTGCCTTAGTGGCTTTGTGGCTGAATAGTTACTTATCGGCTTTCCTCGCGCCGAGGTTTGGGGATAGGCTCTTAGTAATTAGCCCATCGATCCGAGCTCACCAGTTACCAATATACCACATATTCCCTTCACTATCAAGTAATTTTTTCGACCCGTACGGTTAAGGTTGTAGACTACTGACGCTGAAAGCGTCAAATTTTAAATAGCCGTAGATGCAAGCTACAGAAGATAAATACACCTGCAACGCTCGACCCTGCAAGGGTCGAATATTATCCATCACATAGA carries:
- the rpmB gene encoding 50S ribosomal protein L28; translation: MAKVCYSCGKWPQVGNQVSHSNRKTRRRWLPNLQSIKIVENGRHQRVRVCARCLKTGKVVKVV